aaaaaaaaaatctccctgcccttttttcctttggaataaCTTCCTTCCATTTTAGGAAAGGGGAAAGTTGTCACTCAGGTCCAGGAATTGCATGTCCATACACTCTAGTAAGGGtgaatgtctcaaaataaaaactgtatttttacatttaaagagtGTGaggactctatttttttttttttttaaagtcttgggCGATAgatatattttcacttatttggtcaaatgtctctttttttcttgtttgggtGCTCCTCCTCAGCTGTTGTCATGGAGACCTGTGGCTGGAAACTAGAGCTGGGTTCATGGTGGTCAGGAAATGAGGAAGAGAAACTTACATTTacataatattcattttatgCCAGGAACTCGGCTAGATGTGTGCTCCTAAAAATattgcctttaattttatttaatccacaTAACAATTCTGTAGAGTTGGTACTGGCATCTCTATTTTTCCGATAAAGAAACTAAggctgggggaaaaaagacagtTAGTGTAGGTTATAAATGATTGGGTAAAAAAGATgggggctgagtcaggaggaaataaaatgttaatgccTTCAAGACATTTCCCATCCTCCACCTATTGCCTAGGTGACCTGCCTCCAGGGAACTGTTCCTCCCTACAAGGAGTTGTTAAAGAATGAAAGCCCCTCTGGGTAGCTCCCTCTCTGGACACTCCACCTTTGGCCCACCTCCGGTCACTAGTCAGGTATGCAGGACCTTTGGCATGAGGAATAGTGGGAGGAGAGGCCATCAGAACAAAGGAATTCTAAAATGTACTCAAGGGACCGGACACCTAGCTTTGGGGCCGGTTCTCTGCAGAGAaatctgttctatcctttaaacaAAACTTGCTTTCTGTGCTTCTCTCGGTGTTTCCTGAGTGTTCAATTCAATATCTGGGGAAATAGAACTGAAGACCTGCTTGATGCTCATCGAGGACATCAAAACTAAAGCTCATTTTACGTCAAAATACTTGCCAAAGATGTCAGGTAATAAGTGGCAGGGATGTCTGGCTCCAGTTTCCATCATACTACACAACTCCAAATCCTTTTAAAGAGTACATCACGAATGAGAATGGGAATCAAGATTATTCTCACAGTGTGAACCTCGAAAAACTGGAAACCCTGGAATGCCTGAGTGAGTGACTGCTGACGCTAATACTAAAAAAGTATGCCAAGATTTACATATGTCCTGATACATCCTCATCTCCGGTTGGAAACATTTCGAAATGATGCCCTGACCCAAGATGGCCTCCCAAATAACCCCTGTTAAAGATGGCGCCTCCCTCCGACGTTCTTCCCTGGATCTCAGCTGGCCCCTCACTCCCATTCACTCTAACTTAAAAGGCCCTGCCTCGCACAAACTTAGTCAATTTTCTCTGATTATTGCCCAGAGTCGCTAGGATTTCAGCGAATCCTCCATAACATTACCTCTTTGGGACCCCATACACCTACGCGGCCCTCAGCCCTCACCAAGATGAAGGAACGGAAGTGGGGCGGCCCAGAGGCTAGGAGTAGGCTGGGCGGGTTGAGGAGGCACTTCCGCCCCTCACTAACATGGCCGCAGGCGGGGAGTGCGCATGAGCAGCTGTCTATGGAGCTACCCGAGTGGGGAGAGCGAGAACACTGCCGGGAGAAATCGGCGGCTGAAGCGGCCTTGGCGGGTGAGTGCAGGACCCGACAAGAGCCTGGAGATGGGGTGGACCAGCAGGGCGGGgcagttttggttttatttcagtttttcaggTTAGGGGACTCCCGGGGAGgaagcctttgttttgggggagggggcCGTGTCTGGTCCTATCCTGCTTTGTGGGCCGAATTGCTCCCCGCCCCAGGCACGCACGTCCCCGCCCTCCTGCGCTGCCCATCTGGGAGCCGCAGCTGCGGGTGCCAGGTCCCCGAGTCCCCGGCGCCCTTTCCTGCCTTCTCTGCCCAGGACCTGGGTCGCCAGGCGAGCGCCGCGGGTCTGGCCGTGTCACCGCGCGGGTCCCCTGGCTCGCGCCTGGAGGGTGCTCAGCTCCGTAAGCGCCTACTGGTTGGTGGGCCTGCAGGGAAACAACTCGTTCTTTGGCAGCGTCTAGGCTCCTGAATTCTTTCGGGATTCTCCCCCACACCCTCTTTGTGTAAAGACTTAGCAAGGGCTCTTGATGGGCCCTCCTTGCCTGAGCGTGCAAGCCACAACGTCCTTTGCTGATTTCCGTGTCACATATTCTTAACGCTCAGGAAATGCTTCCGGATGTCCAACTAAGATTTGAATAAGTTGTCCGACCCGGTGCTGTGCGCCCTCCGAGGCTGTCTCTGGCTGACAGCTGTAGGCGATTAGAGTGTTCTGCCCTCTCATTACCTGCTCCTGCAGTCAGCGCAGCAAACCTGAGAAGTACTTCCTCCCCAGTTTTGAGGTTGGAGACCTTGATGGTCCCAAAACACTTACGCTACTTCCCTTTGGGGACTGGGATCTCCTTGCAGCGTTACTTCTTACAGTTTCActttcagttcctttttttttttttttttaatttttttattgttgttgttgttactctTTTCTTTGTACGCGAGCTTTTTATCCGCTACAGATTTTCCTGCGATAGGAAAGGTTGGAGGACCTTATGGATAgagaatttacaaaaatattgcCCCTTTCGTGTtgggattatttttcttctttgtactgtGTAGCTGTTTCTGGAGGCATCTGTCTCCTcagtcctttgttttttttctatcctCTGGCTGGGTGTCAGGGTCCTAAGGCAGGTACCTTCTAGATGGATTCCTCCCCCATTGTCTTTTCTCCTTCGGAATCCTGAGCTTGGagttttttctcttcttgctGAGGCTCAGTGGATATGGAGTTGTCATAGCAACATTTTAGCAACTGTGTTGCACTACCGGAAGGCTTGATGAATAAAATAGAGGAGGTTTGGATATGACACACTTGGGCTTTAGGATTTCTAACAGATGCTGTAAATCTGGACAGCCCTAAACAAGAACCCTATCAATGGAATGCTACTTAAGGGCCAAGTCTgggtttttatttacttctttttttttttggaggggggtggtggtgctgaggattgaacccaggggtattttaccactgacctacatccccagcctttttaatattatttatttatttggggtcaAGGTCTAAGTTGCTTCTGGCCTCACCGTGttaatgaggctggccttgaatttggtgatcttccttcctcaaccTTCCCAGTGAGTTGCTGGGAATGCACCACCACCTGGCTATCCCAGtactttttgttatttgtattgagacagaatcttgctaaattgctgagactggcctgcaacttgttttcctcctgccccagcctcaccaatggctgggattacgggtgagcaccaccatgcctggcccatgtctaggttgttttggtttttggtactaaggggcacttaatcactgagctacatccccaggcctttttaatttttaatttggagacagggtctcactaagctgcttagggcccctgctaagttgttgaggctgattttgaactcttcatcttcttgcctcagcctccccagccagtgggattacaggcctatgccaccatACCAGGCTCATCTAGGTTTTGTAGTTAGAGATGGTTTTCAAAGGGCAGTGGCTTCAGGTTTTACTTCCTAAATTTGAAATTTCTTGCTATCTAGTCTGTCTGCGAGTTGTGAAGTATCAGTGTCCATgactctgtgtgttttatttatttattttatttcttatttcttgtactggtgattaaacccagggacactttaccactgagctatgtctccagcccttttaaattttaattttgagatagagtctcacttagttgcttagggcctcactaatttgctgaggctggcctcaaacttgtgatcttcctgcctcagcctcctgagttgctgggattacaggcatgctcaaCTGGGTCTGGTGATGCTGTGTTTTTTTGATAGTGATTGTCTAAACCTGGCCCTTCCTAATCCCCATGAAGCTGCTGTTATGGCAGATCTTTATAGCTTTATTAGTAATCCATAATACCTTTACTAAGAATCCATTCAAATATATGTTTTCCAGAATAATTATCCCCTCTCCACCAGGTGCTGGAGTGATAATAGAGGGATGAGGAACACAATTTGTAGAGTTACTTTTTTCAATCACTACAGTTCAGTCCTCAGCTTCAGAATGGGGGAAGTCAGTTGTCCCTTGcagatgattgggttattttcttGGCTTTGTCTTTGAGGATCTAGAACTAGGCAAGCTGTTCAGTTTCCCGGACTCACTGTGAACTTCATGATATCTACCAGGACTTAGCACTCAGGGAGATACGAAGACCTTCAAAAAGGGACCAGCTCCTCGGATGTACTCCCTCACAGAGAGATGAAGGGGTGAGTGAAGAAGAGGTAGGGTCTGATGTGAGAGAGATGCAAAATGTCTAAGAGTACTGTCTCTGGAGATCAGCCTGACCTGGATTCAAGTCCCAGCTCCATCCCCTACCAGCTGTGTGattcagttttcccatctataaaatggaagtaATGGTACCTACCTCATAGTGCTCTTATTAGTATTAAATAAGCTCATGCATGTTAAGCGCTTAGCTTAGGACCTGTACATAGTAAACACTTAGACTAACTTGTTGTATTCTAACCTAACCCATCTATTGGGAATACCAGTGAGTTTGGGAGTCATACGTTACTGTGCCAGTGAGCTTCTCATTCACTTCTTCCCTTTGTCCTTTCACCATAATCAGGCAGCAGAAAACAGCTGAAACAGAAGAGGGGACAGTGCAGATTCAGGAAGGTGAGTGTTAAAACTAGGACCAAGACCAAGGTCATGGACTTTCTCCATCCCCCACTAGCCTATCTTATGtataacttcttctttttttttttttttaaagagaggggggggagagagagaatttttttttaatatttattttttagttttcggctgacacaacatctttgtatgtggtgctgaggattgaaccggggccgcatgcatgccaggcgagcgcgctaccgcttgagccacatccccagccttgtatatcttctttctttcttttctttttttttttaaaaaaaaaattgtagttgttaatggacctttattttattcattcatttatattcggtgctgagaattgtacccagtacctcacacatgctaggcaagcgctctaccactgagccacaatcttcTATCATCTTTCTTCTTAAGGATATTCAAGTAGAACAGAGGGAGAAAGGCAGTTAACTCACAgactttccttcattcttttaattCAGGTGCAGTGGCTACAGGGGAGGACCCAACCAGTGTGGCTATCGCTAGCATCCAGTCAGCTGCCACCTTCCCTGACCCCAACGTCAAGTACGTCTTCCGAACTGAGAATGGGGGCCAGGTAAGGGAGGGGGCCAGGTGGCTGCAGGTGTTACCTGGGGTTGGGGTTGAGGGAGGTAATCAAACATCTTGGGGAGACCTGACTTGGAGGAGGAGGTGAAAATGTAGACTCTTGGGGGTGGTGGTGATAAAAGGTCTAGAGGAGAAATTATTATAGGAAAGGAGAATGATGAAACCTCAGtatagagaaagaagagaggacagCTGAATCTATGTCTctgaagggtttttgttttggggctTTGTCCAAGGGAAGCTTTATGAAGGATCCTGAGATTCCAAGTGCTTATTCTTCTGTCTTCCCTTCCTacccttcccccttcctctctgcttctagGTGATGTACAGGGTGATCCAGGTGTCTGAGGGGCAGCTGGATGGCCAGACTGAGGGCACTGGAGCCATTAGTGGCTACCCTGCCACCCAATCCATGACCCAGGTACagggggatgggctggggatgggctaaATCTCTGAGTaacaagaggaagaagggaactAATAGATTGGAGGTGAAACCAGGAACAGTGAGGCATCTCAGACTGCTTTGACTGAAGGCACTAGACTTTCCCTTTCTAGAtgtttctccttccctcttcaaAGGATAAAGCTACAGAGTGGTACAGGGGGAAGAAGTGTCTGATTGTCACTGGACTCTGTTCTTTTGCTCCCCTTTCCAGGCAGTGATCCAGGGTGCTTTCACGAGTGATGATGCAGTTGATACAGAGGGGACAGCTGCTGAGACACATTATACTTACTTTCCCAGCACTGCCGTGGGTGATGGGGCAGGGGGCACCACATCGGGGAGTACAGCTGCTGTCGTTACTACCCAGGGCTCAGAGGCACTACTGGGGCAGGCAACCCCTCCCGGCACTGGTGAGATATTGCATGAGGATGCTAGATAGCAGGGCCAGGAAGGGCTGGGGGACATGGCTGGGACAGTGGACCTTTATTCATGACCCTTAGTAAAGACTAAGACCTGGCCAGACAGGGAATCTGGGGCTGACCTGCTAGCAGGAAGGAGCATGTTCTTTTCAGAGAAGGGTCCCAGGGCCTTGTTGAACTTTCTAGTTCCAAGTCCTGGCAGAACCTGCCCCGCATCTTCACAGGTCAATTCTTTGTGATGATGTCACCACAAGAAGTATTACAGGGAGGAAGCCAGCGCTCAATTGCCCCCAGGACCCACCCTTATTCCCCGTGAGTGACCCATTTCTTCTCAGTTATCATGAATAGTCTTAATACCCACTGTAATTTGTATAAGTCCTTACCCCAAActcaaatcttatttttaaatttcttttgtccTTCCCTCACTCTGATCATCCTGCTCTGTTGTCAGGAAATCAGAAGCTCCCCGGACAACCCGGGATGAGAAACGCAGAGCTCAGCATAATGAAGGTAGGTGCTGTGTTCCAGATGTGAAGCCAGGAACTTGTCTAATTGGGCTAGGGACTTGTCTAATAGGGCTAGGGACTTGCAGGGAAAGAAGGAATCAGTGGAAGTGCCAGAGTCCTGGGGCAAGCCAGGGCATTACCCAGCAGACCTCTGTTATGCACTATAAACAAGTACAAGGGGCAAGTCCCCTAGTTTAATATGTCTGATGATATCTGAGGGGAGGAAGGGTTGGTCATTTTATCCTGGGGCTTGTGAGTGTTCACTGAGTTACTTTGTCCTCCACTTTGACCCACAGTGGAGCGCCGCCGCCGAGACAAGATCAACAACTGGATTGTGCAGCTGTCCAAGATCATCCCAGACTGCTCTATGGAGAGCACCAAGTCTGGCCAGGTCATGGAAGGACCCTGGTAGTGGATGGGAGGCCTGAATTCTGTCTCCTGGTATTATTTCCAGAAATAGTAGAGTGTGGGACATACACTTTTCATTCACTCTTCATATCTTTCTCTAAGGTCCCTATATCCATGGGAGATGCTATATCACCATCCTTAGGGGAAAATATAGTCCAAAGTGTGAATGTTGTTTTGGAAAGCATAGTGCTAGATGTCTTAAATCCTAAGTCCTCATTTTGTTGACTTTGTCTTGCAGAGTAAAGGTGGAATTCTATCCAAAGCCTGTGATTATATCCAGGAGCTTCGGCAGAGTAACCACAGGTTGTCTGAAGAATTGCAGGGGTTAGATCAACTGCAGCTGGACAATGATGTACTTCGACAGCAGGTCAGACTCCTAATCCCAGTATTACCCCCTAGGCCCCTATAGCCCACTGATCCAGTTTGGGACTCCGTACTTAATTCTCCATTGAGAGCACTTCACATTTTCCTCCTCACCAGTGGATGTCTAATTTCAGGGGCTTGGTAGTGTCAACTTTTCTACCCATTTCCTTGACTGCCTTCTTTCCATGTTAGGTGGAAGAccttaaaaacaagaatctgCTGCTACGAGCTCAATTGCGGCACCACGGATTAGAGGTCGTCATCAAGAATGACAGCAACTGACTATGGGGATTCAGGGGCTTTGGGCCCAAGAACTGCAGATAGCCCAGGAGCGACAGGCTTATCCCGTGCCCCTTTCCTTCACTGCCCACTTCTGGCAAGGGACTCTGGGGAGTTCAAAAGGCGTGTCTTTGAACTGAGGGCCTGTGGTATGGCAGCCTGCAGTAGTGTGAAACACACATTGTGAACATGCACTGACAGCCTTGCCTACCCCTACCATGCAGCCCCTGGGTCCTTATGCTCCTCTTGCACAATGCATGTGCTGTCTCCAAGCTGGATACTGGACATACTAAACTGGGGGGCTTGCCCTGGGCTTGCTTAGAGTACTCAGCAGAGGGTCTGCTGACAAGTGATACTCTGGCTTGACCCAGGACTCTGGCACTTCCGTTGGTTCTTCCTTTCCCCGGAACTGAGGTTCTAGATGTGGACCTGCGACTCTGGGGAACAGACTTAATGAAGAAATGGGGAAGGTTGCTTAGCAGTGTCTACTGTCCCACAAAGAAACTGGCCAGCAAGCAGCTAAGGCCTGTGTAGAAGTCTCTGAAGCCAGGGAGAATAACAGGGGCCCACTTGGGGTCTTTCCCCTTGTGGGGGtgttccccccccttttttaagataaaattgttCGGAGCCACAGttgtctctctttcctccttttgcGGGCCCCAAGTCAAAAGGGAGTGGGCACATTACCTTTGACCAATAAGGGCTGTGCCAACTTTAGGGTGGGGTGCCATTCCTATACTCATTACCCTGAGTTGTGTTACCTGTGCCAGATCGGGTGTCGTTTCCGGCTCACCCTGGCAATAGCAAAGATTTCTCCAGTGGGATGTTGAGAGGCACCACGAACAGGTGCTGTGGGGACTCTGCGGGAGGCGGTGCTTTGCTTCCGGTTCCGGTCTGGGctctgggaggaagggagagatgcTGCCACGGCAAGGGGGCGGGCTGGGGCCACATTCCTGCAACTGGTGATTGCTGTCCGCACCATGGCTGGAGGTACCTGTGAGGGAGCCCTGGGATGTCCAATGCTATCTGTGGCCCTGGGAGTGTGTGAGGCCCCCAGGGTGGAGGTGTATGTGGAGGGAGGAGTGAAGGGGCAAGACCAGAGAGGCTCTCAGGGTTAGGGTGCTGCTAGGGGAGGGGGTATTGAGGCACCCATTCTTCATAGTCCCCCTCTGAAGGTGCATGTGCCCTCTTCTTCAGCGTCCACGGTCTCGGTCTCGCTCCCTGAACTCCGGTCACTCCTAACATCAGGCCGGGCCCGGCTCTTCGATGTGAGATCTCGGGAGGAGGCTGCAGCGGGAACCATCCCAGGGGCAGTCAACATCCCGGGTATGGGATTGGAGGAGACAGCCCAGAAGGGTCTTAGCTAGTGGGATCTCAGAATGACATGGGGAAGGCAAAATACAGAGGCCGGGTGAGGGGGGATCCTACATTTCCCTAAGCTGCCCTCAGCTTCCCACAGAGAAGGGCTGATTGGAGGCGGATCCTGGCAGTGGAACTGGCCTATCCAGTTTGAGGGGAGAGCAGAGGGTAAGGAGAGGGGCAAACCAGCTTCTATATGCTTGACCTCCCTGAATCTAGATGCCTAAGTCTACCTGCTCCTCctggctacacacacacacacacacacacacacatgaacacacacccCAGGATTCAGGAAGTGACTCACAGGTCATTTGGCAAATTTCCTTAAGGGTAAGCTGTTTCTTTGACAGGGTGGGAGGTGGCCACCATATATTGGTTTGGGGCCTGGAGATTTTGTTCCATCACGAGCTCTTCTTGCCTGATTTCTGACCCTGAGAATCAAGACTTGCTTTCCATTTATTCTCTGGACTCCTCTCCCAGTGTCCGAGTTGGAAAGTGCCCTGCAGATGGAGCCAGCTGCATTCAAAGCATTGTACCGCACTGAGAAGCCAAAGCAAGAAGATGAGAATCTTGTTTTCTTCTGTCAAATGGGAAAACGGGGCTtccaggccacacagctggccCGGCGCCTTGGATACACAGGGTATGGGCATGGGCAATGTGTGGCTTGCTAGCTGGGAAGTGATTGGGGACTGCCTATTGGGCATGTCCTTCCCTTACCCCTCTTTGTTTCCACAGGGCTCGAAACTATGCTGGGGCCTATAAGGAATGGTTCGAGAAAGAGGGTTAGGCAGAACCCTTATCTCTCCCTCCCACCTTAACAAAGGGTGATGAAGGAGATGACTTGCTGGGCTAGGCAATTCCTTTTAGTGCTTTGCACACAGAAACAttaataaagaacattttatcaAGTATTGGAAGTACTTAATTTGTTAGGCAGGCAGAAAATGggtctggctgggtgtggtggtacatgcctgtaataccaactacttgagaggctaaggcaggagaactgcaaattcaaagccagtaggcaatttattgagatcctgtggtaagaaagaaagagagagaaaaagaaagaaagaaagaaaatggttctAATATTAATCTACACCTCAATTCACTGCTGGATCATTTATCTTTCCACCATTTATTTACCTGGCCTTACCCCCAAATTCTAGCAGTTCCCTGGGTAACTATAATTCTTCTTCTAGAACAGTTGTTTTTAGGGTGTACATGGcctagaaacttaaaaaaaaaagcttggtcTGGGGGTAATGTCTTGTGCCTATGTCCCATCCTATCAGAAACCTGAGGCAGTAGGACTGTTTGAGCCCAGCAGGGCCACCCTGAACAACAGAGCAAAacctcatctaaaaaaaaaaaaaaaaaaaaaaaggctggatgtggtggctcatgcctgtaatcccagtggacagcggcttgggagactgagataggaggatcaccagttatttgaagtcagccttagcaaaatgaggccctaagcaactcactgagaccctgtctctaaataaaaaatacaaaatagggatggggatgtggctcagtggttgagtgcccctgagttcattcctggtacccccctccCACCCAAAATAAAATTCGGCCCAACCCCAGATTATGTTGGTGGGGTGGGACCTGggcatttgtggatttttttttttttagctcctcTGATGAATCTAATATACAGTCAGAAACAAGTATCACTGCTCTTTATACCAGAGGTCCACAAACTAATAGCTCAGCTATCCATATTGCTGTGATCATTCCTTTTTGAATTGTTTATGGCTACTTTTGTGCAAAACTGGCAGAATAATGACAGAAACTGTATATCCTTCAAAGCCTAAAATGTTTACTCTTAAGCCCTTTATAGGAAAAGTTTGCCTACTATTGCTCGTGAGCCTCAACATCACTTTCTTCAGACTATGTTTTAGGGttgaggaaatgaaaagcaattCCAAGCCTTTGGGTAAAAGAGAATTGATGATACCCTTTATCCCTATATTTATGTGTCATATACATGTTACAGATATGAGGAGCCCTTTCTTTGCCACCCCAAACAGTTCCCTGATTTTGTCAACACTGTTCTGATTCCAACTAAATTTTGCTAAAtttagttgattaaaaaaaaaaaacctgaaatggCAAATACTTACTGAAACTAAATTCAACACTATGCAGCAAGCATCTAACTTCCCTTTAATATGATGCATATAGTTTGATGCATATCTTTTGAggcttttttggtttttgttttggtactggggattgaacctgagggtactttaccactaaattCCATCTgtagtccttttatttatttttaattttgagacaggattttgctaagttgctaagtggctttgaacttgcaaccctcctgcctcagcttcctgagtagctgggattacaggcatgtgcctctgtgcctggctccttgAGACCTTTCAATGGCagagtttttttccccctaagtttgattttttaaaattttattcttttatctgtGGAAGAGAAGGTTGGGCCAGAAGTGGattcaattttctgttttttcaagTTTCTGAGAAAATTCCTTCCTACATTTCTTacattctttgctttttttttttttttctcaccttcttttcctcttcccttctgcttTCTGGACTATTGCTGGCCATCCTACATCTTTTCTCTCACCGTCCACTTTATAAAATCCTCATTCATCTGGGCTCCCCAACTTCTCGGCCTCAGAGCTATCCTACTTTCTCCCTGAGCTAATCTGAGTTTAGCCAGACATTGTTGGGTCAGAAGATAAAGTTGAAAGGGCAAATTGtgtcatttattctttccttaaaTAACCAAATCCCTTTGGGAAGTTTCTCCTGTGGTCCAATTTCCTCTCTGAGTCTTAactattcttgtttcttttttccctccctcaatCTTTGTGATAGATTATAGCATTTCCTCATTACTATTATTACTGAGGCATAATTTACCTATAATAAAATGCACAGTTCTTAAGTGTTTAATTCATTGAGTCTGGGGTATGCTCCCTTGTAACCATTTCCctaaataagatttatttatttactttttaatatttattttatttattttaattgtagttgggcacaatacctttattttaattattttatatgtgtgctgacgattgaacccagggcctcgcatgtgctaggcaagcactctacagctgagccaccacccagcccacCCCTAAATAAGATTTAGAACACAGAAATCCCCAGGTTTTTTTCCAGGTGCCCCTTCcaatctctccctttctctctttttaagcaACCACTTTCTATCACTATTGATGAGTTTTCTAGCACCCTTCCTGGCCTGCCAACATCtatcttttgcttctttctgtTTAACAGTTCAAAGTTAGAATCCTAGAAGTAAAGTGATCTGGCTTACTATATAACCATGCCCTCTGGTTTGATCATTGTTAAAAGAacattcctctttctccctcattAACTGTTTGGTTAATAACCCTAACAGGCAGTTCCAGGCCATTACCTTTAaagttctctttccctttcctcatAACTACCTGTTTCAG
This genomic interval from Urocitellus parryii isolate mUroPar1 chromosome 11, mUroPar1.hap1, whole genome shotgun sequence contains the following:
- the Usf1 gene encoding upstream stimulatory factor 1 isoform X1, which gives rise to MKGQQKTAETEEGTVQIQEGAVATGEDPTSVAIASIQSAATFPDPNVKYVFRTENGGQVMYRVIQVSEGQLDGQTEGTGAISGYPATQSMTQAVIQGAFTSDDAVDTEGTAAETHYTYFPSTAVGDGAGGTTSGSTAAVVTTQGSEALLGQATPPGTGQFFVMMSPQEVLQGGSQRSIAPRTHPYSPKSEAPRTTRDEKRRAQHNEVERRRRDKINNWIVQLSKIIPDCSMESTKSGQSKGGILSKACDYIQELRQSNHRLSEELQGLDQLQLDNDVLRQQVEDLKNKNLLLRAQLRHHGLEVVIKNDSN
- the Usf1 gene encoding upstream stimulatory factor 1 isoform X2, encoding MYRVIQVSEGQLDGQTEGTGAISGYPATQSMTQAVIQGAFTSDDAVDTEGTAAETHYTYFPSTAVGDGAGGTTSGSTAAVVTTQGSEALLGQATPPGTGQFFVMMSPQEVLQGGSQRSIAPRTHPYSPKSEAPRTTRDEKRRAQHNEVERRRRDKINNWIVQLSKIIPDCSMESTKSGQSKGGILSKACDYIQELRQSNHRLSEELQGLDQLQLDNDVLRQQVEDLKNKNLLLRAQLRHHGLEVVIKNDSN
- the Tstd1 gene encoding thiosulfate:glutathione sulfurtransferase; the encoded protein is MAGASTVSVSLPELRSLLTSGRARLFDVRSREEAAAGTIPGAVNIPVSELESALQMEPAAFKALYRTEKPKQEDENLVFFCQMGKRGFQATQLARRLGYTGARNYAGAYKEWFEKEG